From Musa acuminata AAA Group cultivar baxijiao chromosome BXJ3-8, Cavendish_Baxijiao_AAA, whole genome shotgun sequence, one genomic window encodes:
- the LOC103995706 gene encoding glycosyltransferase BC10, translated as MKPRNRPDEEEAEYSTWTPRNSWSIGLIKFVSFLVIFMAGIIIGLSLSAHFTRSFNSQTDIFFPKTMYTTNCDKASLSFKGFLSPAHLMHSMSDKELFWRVSMAPKMKEYPFERVPKVAFMFMTRGPLPLARLWDRFFKGHEGLYSVYVHTIPDYKLNAPESSAFYGRQIPSEEVSWGSVTLVDAEKRLLANALLDFSNERFILLSESCIPVYNFPTVYEYLINSAHSFVESYDENSQQGRGRYSRHMFPTIKLHQWRKGSEWFELNRELAVNVVADYKYYSIFSKYCKPSCYPDEHYIPTFLNMFHGSLNANRTITWVDWSRGGPHPATYGAPNITPDFIQSIRNNGTSCMYNSRPTSVCFLFARKFAPSSLDPLLNLTSTVMGF; from the exons ATGAAGCCGAGGAACAGGCCAGATGAAGAGGAGGCTGAATACTCCACTTGGACCCCAAGAAACAGCTGGTCCATCGGGTTGATAAAGTTTGTCTCGTTTCTGGTCATTTTCATGGCGGGAATTATCATAGGCTTGTCATTAAGCGCGCATTTCACGAGGTCATTCAATTCACAGACCGATATCTTCTTTCCGAAGACAATGTACACCACCAACTGCGACAAGGCAAGCTTGAGCTTCAAGGGTTTCTTGAGTCCGGCACATTTGATGCATAGCATGTCAGACAAAGAGCTCTTCTGGAGGGTGTCCATGGCACCTAAGATGAAAGAGTATCCATTTGAGAGGGTGCCGAAGGTGGCTTTTATGTTCATGACCAGGGGGCCCTTGCCATTAGCAAGGCTGTGGGACAGGTTCTTCAAAGGCCATGAGGGGCTGTATTCAGTTTACGTGCACACAATCCCAGATTACAAACTCAACGCACCAGAAAGCTCAGCTTTCTATGGCCGGCAGATCCCCAGCGAG GAGGTTTCATGGGGATCAGTGACGCTAGTGGATGCAGAGAAGCGTCTCTTGGCTAATGCTTTGCTGGATTTCTCCAATGAACGCTTTATTCTTCTCTCCGAGAGCTGCATTCCTGTGTACAATTTCCCTACTGTCTATGAGTACCTCATAAACTCTGCTCACAGCTTCGTCGAATCCTATGATGAGAATTCACAACAAGGTCGTGGGCGTTATAGCCGTCACATGTTTCCCACAATCAAGCTCCACCAGTGGAGAAAAGGATCTGAGTGGTTTGAACTCAACCGCGAATTGGCTGTAAATGTAGTAGCAGACTACAAGTACTACTCCATTTTTAGTAAATACTGCAAGCCTTCATGCTATCCTGATGAGCACTATATACCGACTTTCTTAAACATGTTCCATGGGTCCCTAAATGCAAATCGAACCATCACCTGGGTTGATTGGTCAAGGGGAGGGCCCCATCCAGCAACATATGGTGCTCCAAATATTACACCTGATTTTATACAGTCCATTAGAAACAATGGAACATCATGTATGTATAACTCGAGGCCGACGTCTGTATGTTTCCTCTTTGCCAGGAAGTTTGCTCCTAGTTCCTTGGATCCTCTACTCAACCTCACTTCAACAGTAATGGGATTCTGA
- the LOC135645392 gene encoding two-component response regulator ORR1-like, producing the protein MEEEEAKKERNEEVESDGGDGGVEMVRVLVVDDSPVDRKIVEMLLKKSGRMFEVIAVDSGEKAMEVLGLSGVTIGRPHFNEQKIDVILTDYCMPQMTGYDLLKAIKEHDSLKSIPVVMMSSENDPQRISRCGGIGAEDFILKPLKVKDVQRLITYAVPRTPISKSGTKRKLPVDLVAENSGYETCQRVAKVAVA; encoded by the exons atggaggaggaggaggcgaagaaAGAGAGGAATGAGGAGGTGGAGAGTGATGGTGGTGATGGTGGAGTAGAGATGGTGAGAGTACTGGTGGTGGATGACTCCCCTGTGGACAGAAAGATAGTGGAGATGCTGCTCAAGAAGAGTGGAAGGATGTTTGAAG TTATTGCCGTTGATTCGGGGGAGAAAGCAATGGAAGTTCTTGGCTTGAGCGGAGTAACGATCGGAAGGCCTCATTTTAAT GAGCAGAAAATTGATGTAATTCTTACCGACTATTGTATGCCACAAATGACTGGCTATGACCTTCTCAAGGCTATCAAG GAGCACGACAGCTTAAAATCCATACCTGTAGTCATGATGTCATCTGAAAATGATCCTCAGAGAATCAGCAG GTGTGGAGGTATTGGAGCTGAAGATTTCATCCTTAAGCCACTAAAAGTAAAAGATGTCCAGAGGTTAATAACTTATGCTGTGCCAAGAACTCCAATATCCAAATCAGGTACCAAGAGGAAGCTGCCAGTAGATTTGGTAGCCGAAAACAGTGGTTACGAGACGTGTCAACGGGTTGCTAAAGTTGCTGTTGCATGA